A window from Betta splendens chromosome 1, fBetSpl5.4, whole genome shotgun sequence encodes these proteins:
- the epn3b gene encoding epsin-3: MTTSALRRQVKNIVHNYSEAEIKVREATSNDPWGPSSSLMSEIADLTFNVVAFAEVMGMVWKRLNDSGKNWRHVYKALTLLDYLLKTGSERVAQQCRENAFTIQTLRDFQYIDRDGRDQGANVREKARQLVCLLRDEERLRQERSQALKTKERMAGGGSGGGGGVYGGIPPSYHPGRRTSQPSMAVLYGEEFSRSRGSPCSFNSSSSSPHAASDLEQARPQTSGEEELQLQLALAMSREESQKEQRCRQGDESLLQKALDESRRESQSGTRESAMLDLVDIFGSSSEPPPSSTDPWNSVQTNSDMNSDTWDAVAVHSSTPVVGSPWATPQPPNTSNPWAPCTKPHTDPWEPVPVSSSPVNHEWDSPTDPTTGCEVADLFMAQDMEKPKQDVPQVSSPQPASPTDAEVFGIKTESDPFSGPESKADVFGTEPVKPQVNGRESTSPEMFDLSHLAPPLSAPPARVCRTPEAFLGPTGASLVNLDALIPTNPPSKMHNNPFLSGLSAPSPTNPFHCDQPRLTLNQMRPSSTSPLPPHMLSYSPSLPLPLPHQTPTLPSSLTQPPAGLLDLPSNLPQPLIPLCPRPAARTQSQTHTHSHNPFL, encoded by the exons ATGACAACCTCAGCCTTGCGGCGGCAGGTGAAGAATATTGTACACAACTATTCAGAAGCAGAAATCAAG GTCCGTGAGGCTACCTCAAATGATCCTTGGGGCCCGTCTTCATCCCTTATGTCGGAGATCGCCGACCTGACCTTCAACGTGGTGGCGTTTGCAGAGGTCATGGGCATGGTGTGGAAGCGCCTCAACGACAGTGGCAAGAACTGGAGACATGTGTATAAG GCCCTGACTCTACTGGATTACCTGCTGAAGACGGGTTCAGAGAGAGTCGCCCAGCAGTGTCGGGAAAACGCATTCACCATTCAG ACGCTGCGTGACTTCCAGTATATAGACCGTGATGGCAGAGACCAGGGCGCCAACGTCAGAGAGAAAGCGAGGCAACTGGTGTGTCTCCTCCGGGACGAGGAGAGGCTGCGTCAGGAGAGGAGTCAAGCCCTAAAGACCAAGGAACGTATGGCCGGGGGAGGCAGTGGGGGAGGCGGGGGTGTGTACGGCGGTATCCCCCCTTCTTACCACCCTGGCAGGCGGACCAGTCAGCCCAGCATGGCCGTGCTGTACGGGGAGGAGTTCAGCCGCTCCAGGGGCTCTCCCTGCTCCTTCAACT cctcgtcctcgtctccgCACGCCGCCTCAGACTTGGAGCAGGCTCGACCTCAGACCAGtggtgaggaggagctgcagctccagctggcaTTAGCCATGAGCAGGGAGGAGAGCCAGAAG GAGCAGCGCTGTCGCCAAGGAGACGAGTCTCTGTTGCAGAAGGCCCTGGATGAGAGCCGCAGAGAGAGCCAGTCGGGCACGCGAGAG TCAGCCATGTTGGACCTCGTCGACATATTTGGATCCTCATCTGAGCCCCCGCCTTCCTCTACCGACCCCTGGAACTCAGTTCAGACCAACAGTGATATGAACTCTGACACGTGGGATGCTGTCG CCGTCCACTCCAGCACGCCTGTGGTTGGCAGCCCATGGGCGACCCCTCAGCCCCCCAACACATCCAACCCTTGGGCTCCATGTACCAAACCACACACAGATCCCTGGGAACCAGTGCCTGTCTCCTCCAGTCCTGTCAACCATGAATGGGACAGTCCGACGGACCCCACAACAg GTTGTGAAGTGGCAGATCTATTCATGGCACAGGACATGGAGAAGCCTAAACAGGATGTTCCGCAGGTGTCGTCTCCTCAGCCTGCCAGCCCCACAG ATGCAGAAGTGTTTGGCATAAAGACAGAATCGGACCCATTTTCTGGACCCGAATCTAAGGCCGATGTGTTTGGGACGGAGCCAGTGAAACCCCAGGTAAACGGGCGAGAGTCCACTAGCCCCGAGATGTTCGACCTGTCCCACCTGGCGCCACCGCTGAGCGCCCCGCCCGCCCGCGTGTGCCGGACCCCGGAGGCCTTTCTGGGACCTACAGGGGCCTCGCTGGTGAATCTAGACGCTCTGATACCCACCAACCCCCCCAGCAAAATGCACAACAACCCCTTCCTCTCAG GTTTGAGCGCTCCGTCTCCCACCAACCCCTTCCACTGCGACCAGCCTCGTCTCACCCTCAACCAGATGCGACCTTCCTCCACTTCCCCGCTGCCGCCCCACATGCTGTCCTACAGCCCGTCCCTGCCGCTCCCTCTGCCTCACCAGACACCCACCCTCCCTTCGTCCCTCACACAACCTCCTGCTGGACTCCTAGACCTACCGTCCAACCTACCGCAGCCCCTGATTCCACTTTGTCCTAGGCCAGCAGCCCGCACTCagtcgcagacacacacgcacagccacAACCCTTTTCTCTGA